A portion of the Candidatus Methylomirabilota bacterium genome contains these proteins:
- a CDS encoding pyridoxal-phosphate dependent enzyme: MSESLARSLVCIDCGADHALGYRLECERCRGLLELHYDVARLAKAGPAIFSGTGLWRYAPVLPIADPVHRVTLGEGQTPLLDCRRLARDLGVRRLLVKYDGPNPTGTVKDRSSATAVGAALQFGYTATSVVSSGNAGSSIAAYSARAGLRSLIFAYERASAPKLLHMAATTSDLVIYKGVYDDLISLWDRLVEEKLFFDCGASRNAYKQEGKKTLAYEIAEQTGFVPPDVVVAPVAVGETFIATARAFREMREAGWIAKAPLMVAAQATRANAIVRAFREGGAITPLKIGYTVAEGLAAGDPGKKGAWVLRLLREQKGLAGDAEDAEILEAQRRLARTEGVWAGPTGVATLAVLARLLAAKRLDPAQTICVIVSETGLKTEAEPPSRAGAAFDYDSLRRLVTERLR, translated from the coding sequence GTGAGCGAGTCGCTCGCGCGGAGCCTCGTCTGCATCGACTGCGGCGCCGACCACGCGCTCGGCTACCGGCTCGAGTGCGAGCGCTGCCGCGGCCTCCTCGAGCTCCACTACGACGTCGCGCGGCTCGCGAAGGCCGGCCCGGCGATCTTCTCCGGGACCGGGCTCTGGCGCTACGCGCCGGTCCTGCCGATCGCGGACCCCGTCCACCGCGTGACGCTCGGCGAGGGCCAGACGCCGCTCCTCGACTGCCGGCGCCTCGCGCGGGACCTCGGCGTGCGCCGGCTCCTCGTGAAGTACGACGGGCCCAACCCCACCGGCACGGTGAAGGACCGCTCGTCGGCCACCGCGGTCGGCGCGGCCCTCCAGTTCGGCTACACGGCGACGTCGGTCGTGAGCTCGGGCAACGCGGGCTCGTCCATCGCCGCCTACTCGGCGCGTGCGGGGCTGCGCTCGCTCATCTTCGCGTACGAGCGCGCCTCGGCGCCGAAGCTCCTGCACATGGCGGCGACGACGTCGGATCTCGTCATCTACAAGGGCGTCTACGACGATCTGATCTCGCTCTGGGACCGGCTCGTCGAGGAAAAGCTCTTCTTCGACTGCGGCGCCTCGCGCAACGCCTACAAGCAGGAGGGCAAGAAGACGCTCGCCTACGAGATCGCCGAGCAGACGGGCTTCGTCCCGCCCGACGTCGTCGTGGCGCCCGTCGCCGTCGGCGAGACGTTCATCGCGACGGCGCGCGCGTTCCGGGAGATGCGTGAGGCCGGCTGGATCGCGAAGGCTCCGCTGATGGTCGCGGCCCAGGCGACGCGCGCCAATGCCATCGTCCGCGCGTTCCGCGAAGGCGGTGCGATCACGCCGCTCAAGATCGGCTACACGGTGGCCGAGGGCCTCGCCGCGGGGGACCCGGGGAAGAAGGGCGCCTGGGTGCTGCGGCTCCTTCGCGAGCAGAAGGGGCTCGCGGGCGACGCGGAGGACGCGGAGATCCTCGAGGCGCAGCGCCGGCTCGCGCGGACCGAGGGCGTCTGGGCCGGGCCCACGGGCGTCGCGACCCTCGCCGTCCTCGCGCGTCTCCTCGCCGCGAAGCGGCTCGACCCCGCGCAGACGATCTGCGTCATCGTGAGCGAGACGGGGCTCAAGACCGAGGCCGAGCCGCCGAGCCGCGCG